A stretch of the Lolium perenne isolate Kyuss_39 chromosome 3, Kyuss_2.0, whole genome shotgun sequence genome encodes the following:
- the LOC139837864 gene encoding uncharacterized protein gives MRFTYVLTGWESSAHDASILADSLSRPDGLQIPEGKFYLGDENKVYHLNEFSPRHRPQNAKELFNMRHSSLRVTIERAFAALKNRFKVLDQKPFDNFGTQVKLVLACCILHNWILGWSDDEFFEEVVTFNEVETGHGVDACDNEAWKEKRQ, from the exons ATGAGGTTCACCTACGTGCTTACTGGGTGGGAGAGTTCAGCTCATGACGCGAGCATCCTGGCCGACAGCTTGTCAAGACCTGATGGGTTGCAAATCCCTGAGGGTAAATTCTACCTTGGAGAT GAAAACAAGGTGTACCACCTCAACGAGTTCTCTCCCAGGCACCGACCTCAGAATGCGAAAGAGTTGTTCAATATGAGACACTCAAGCCTTAGAGTCACCATTGAGAGAGCCTTTGCTGCATTGAAGAACAGGTTCAAGGTCCTTGACCAGAAACCGTTCGACAATTTTGGCACTCAAGTAAAGCTGGTCCTTGCTTGCTGCATTCTTCACAACTGGATATTAGGTTGGAGCGATGATGAGTTCTTCGAAGAGGTTGTCACTTTTAATGAAGTAGAGACCGGCCATGGCGTCGACGCATGCGACAATGAGGCCTGGAAGGAGAAGAGGCAGTAG